The proteins below are encoded in one region of Spirochaetota bacterium:
- a CDS encoding class I SAM-dependent methyltransferase, which yields MVDYQLLIDLHKNASRQGPGGDAETEKALSLAMIDQAAQLKIADIGCGTGASTLLLARLFKAQITAVDFLQDFLEVLEGKAKNMGLSKKITTLACSMDNLPFADEEYDVIWSEGAIYNIGFERGVIDWKRYLKAGGLMVVSEITWITASRPLELQKYWESEYSEIDVASSKIGILEKNGYSPIGYFVLPEHCWLGNYYRPLQDSFKDFLNRNGNSEGARAIVKAEKKEIELYEKYKTYYSYGVYIARKLD from the coding sequence ATGGTAGATTATCAACTTTTGATAGACCTTCATAAAAATGCAAGCCGGCAAGGGCCAGGTGGTGATGCAGAGACGGAGAAAGCTCTCAGCCTGGCTATGATAGACCAAGCTGCACAATTAAAGATTGCCGATATAGGTTGCGGTACGGGGGCTTCCACACTATTGCTCGCTCGCCTATTTAAGGCTCAGATTACGGCAGTGGACTTCCTTCAAGACTTTCTTGAAGTTCTTGAAGGCAAGGCCAAAAATATGGGACTTTCTAAAAAAATAACGACGCTTGCCTGCTCAATGGATAACCTCCCCTTTGCGGATGAGGAATACGATGTTATCTGGTCAGAGGGCGCGATATACAATATCGGCTTCGAAAGGGGCGTCATAGACTGGAAGCGTTACCTGAAAGCAGGTGGACTGATGGTTGTTTCGGAGATCACCTGGATTACAGCCTCCCGTCCGTTGGAACTCCAGAAATATTGGGAGAGCGAATACTCTGAAATAGATGTAGCCTCTTCAAAGATAGGTATCCTGGAGAAGAACGGCTATTCTCCGATTGGCTATTTTGTTTTACCAGAGCATTGTTGGCTGGGCAATTATTATCGGCCTCTGCAGGATAGCTTTAAGGATTTCCTTAATCGGAACGGCAATAGTGAAGGTGCACGCGCAATAGTGAAAGCGGAAAAAAAAGAAATTGAGCTTTATGAGAAATATAAAACCTATTACAGTTATGGTGTATATATAGCAAGGAAATTGGATTAG
- a CDS encoding GNAT family N-acetyltransferase — protein sequence MSFETNMVEVTADNISEHPQAICFINPKHEFYHKKIDWLNDQFKNGLKIKLLYIESEKRPIGFIEYVPGEFCWRSVNAKGYMFIHCLWTNGKKYQHQGLGTQLIKEVEKDAEDMMGVAVITSDKAFMANKEIFTRNDYSIVAESGKEQLMVKKFKEGPLPSLNNSESELKKYKGLTIIYSKQCPWVARFMEEFKPLLDEKGFDPKIIELKNHTEAQKAPSVYGVFNLIYNGKLLADRYISTTRFLNIVKKKINT from the coding sequence ATGAGTTTCGAAACGAACATGGTAGAAGTAACTGCTGATAATATTTCTGAACATCCCCAAGCTATTTGTTTCATAAACCCGAAACATGAGTTCTATCATAAGAAGATTGATTGGCTCAATGACCAGTTCAAAAATGGATTGAAAATCAAACTGCTATATATAGAAAGTGAAAAGAGACCAATAGGATTTATTGAATATGTGCCAGGTGAATTCTGTTGGCGATCTGTTAATGCAAAGGGATATATGTTTATTCATTGTCTTTGGACGAATGGGAAGAAATATCAACACCAGGGATTAGGCACTCAATTGATTAAAGAAGTTGAGAAAGATGCAGAAGATATGATGGGAGTTGCTGTAATAACGAGCGACAAAGCCTTCATGGCCAACAAGGAGATATTCACAAGGAATGATTACAGCATAGTTGCCGAATCCGGAAAAGAACAGTTGATGGTAAAGAAATTCAAAGAAGGTCCACTACCCTCACTCAACAATAGCGAAAGTGAATTAAAGAAATATAAAGGGCTAACAATCATATATTCAAAACAATGTCCATGGGTCGCAAGATTCATGGAAGAGTTCAAGCCCCTACTTGACGAGAAGGGTTTTGATCCTAAAATAATCGAGCTGAAAAATCATACTGAAGCGCAAAAGGCGCCCTCAGTATATGGAGTTTTTAATCTAATCTATAATGGCAAATTACTGGCAGACCGCTACATATCAACAACCCGCTTCCTGAACATTGTTAAAAAAAAAATTAATACATAA
- a CDS encoding GyrI-like domain-containing protein, with the protein MKIIGIIGITIVLVIIVLLIVLSMYGLFASVKIAEKDIGPYLLVYKKHIGDYKNVGQIMDKLYYDLKDNYDIETTKGFGLYYDNPQEVDKKKLRSIVGCIVEDKSVEDLNIIGNKYGVKEYPSSKCVVAEFPYKGKMSIILGIFKVYPKLNSYIDEHKYPQMPIMELYDQPNEKIEYISSIDLAKEVFDAFLISNK; encoded by the coding sequence ATGAAAATTATTGGGATAATCGGCATTACTATAGTTCTTGTTATAATAGTTTTGCTAATAGTACTTTCTATGTATGGTTTGTTTGCTTCGGTAAAAATAGCTGAAAAAGATATTGGCCCATATCTGCTAGTTTACAAAAAGCATATTGGAGACTATAAAAATGTTGGTCAGATAATGGATAAACTCTATTACGATTTAAAAGATAATTATGACATTGAAACAACAAAGGGATTTGGGCTTTATTATGACAACCCTCAAGAGGTTGATAAAAAAAAATTAAGAAGTATTGTGGGCTGTATAGTAGAAGATAAATCAGTGGAAGATTTGAATATCATAGGCAATAAGTATGGAGTTAAAGAATATCCATCATCAAAATGTGTGGTTGCAGAGTTCCCATACAAAGGCAAAATGTCAATTATCCTTGGAATATTTAAGGTTTATCCAAAATTAAACTCATACATAGACGAACATAAATATCCTCAGATGCCGATAATGGAGCTTTATGATCAACCAAATGAAAAGATTGAATATATCTCATCTATTGATTTAGCAAAAGAAGTATTTGATGCGTTTTTAATATCAAATAAATAG
- a CDS encoding SDR family oxidoreductase, with the protein MNSNGLKNKVALVTGGNNPFGIGAAIARALALHGTKVFIHYFRQTTELSEEYKKNHELLDPGLAFFFKQQAKTADEVLASIRDAGGCAESCEEDLREPENVHRLFSQAEKTFGHVDILVNNAAEYIADTFLPLSTLGEKVEIWEEGPTTLTIDEESHDRHFAANTRAIAILMSKFAGRIIERQKRWGRIINISADCAWGAPMEISYRASKYALESYSRSAAAELGPYGITVNIVSPGPVQSGYISSDAEKALITDIPLRRIGRPEDIANAVVFFASEQAAWITGQLLFVHGGHRMTLS; encoded by the coding sequence ATGAATAGTAACGGTTTGAAGAATAAGGTGGCCCTGGTTACTGGGGGGAACAATCCATTCGGCATTGGTGCAGCCATCGCCCGAGCACTTGCCTTACATGGCACCAAAGTTTTTATACATTACTTCCGCCAAACGACCGAATTATCAGAAGAATACAAGAAAAATCATGAATTGCTTGATCCGGGACTGGCGTTCTTTTTTAAACAACAAGCGAAAACAGCTGATGAGGTGCTGGCATCCATTCGAGATGCTGGTGGCTGCGCGGAGTCCTGTGAGGAGGACCTTCGTGAACCCGAAAATGTTCATCGTTTATTTTCGCAAGCAGAAAAAACTTTTGGACACGTGGATATTCTCGTAAACAATGCTGCCGAATACATCGCAGACACCTTCCTTCCCCTTAGTACATTAGGCGAAAAAGTGGAAATTTGGGAGGAAGGTCCAACTACATTGACAATCGACGAGGAAAGTCACGATCGTCATTTTGCTGCGAACACCCGAGCTATAGCTATTTTGATGAGCAAGTTTGCCGGCCGGATCATTGAAAGGCAAAAGAGATGGGGCAGGATTATCAATATCAGCGCGGATTGTGCATGGGGGGCCCCAATGGAGATATCCTACCGCGCCAGCAAATACGCTTTAGAGTCATACAGCCGTAGTGCTGCTGCAGAGCTGGGGCCCTATGGCATTACGGTTAATATCGTGTCTCCCGGACCGGTGCAATCGGGGTATATCTCATCCGATGCGGAAAAGGCGCTTATTACGGATATTCCATTGAGAAGAATTGGTAGACCGGAAGATATTGCAAATGCGGTTGTATTTTTTGCCTCAGAACAAGCGGCTTGGATTACAGGACAATTACTCTTTGTTCATGGTGGCCATCGGATGACATTAAGCTAA